The Pan paniscus chromosome 3, NHGRI_mPanPan1-v2.0_pri, whole genome shotgun sequence genome includes a window with the following:
- the HPGD gene encoding 15-hydroxyprostaglandin dehydrogenase [NAD(+)] isoform X2: protein MHVNGKVALVTGAAQGIGRAFAEALLLKGAKVALVDWNLEAGVQCKAALDEQFEPQKTLFIQCDVADQQQLRDTFRKVVDHFGRLDILVNNAGVNNEKNWERTLQINLVSVISGTYLGLDYMSKQNGGEGGIIINMSSLAGKILVAGTSSVCRHLKTWLAEVLPSSAGSSQGYFRTAGFLFL from the exons ATGCACGTGAACGGCAAAGTGGCGCTGGTGACCGGCGCGGCTCAGGGCATAGGCAGAGCCTTTGCAGAGGCGCTGCTGCTTAAGGGCGCCAAG GTAGCGCTGGTGGATTGGAATCTTGAAGCAGGTGTACAGTGTAAAGCTGCCCTGGATGAGCAATTTGAACCTCAGAAGACTCTGTTCATCCAGTGCGATGTGGCTGACCAGCAACAACTGAGAG ACACTTTTAGAAAAGTTGTAGACCACTTTGGAAGACTGGACATTTTGGTCAATAATGCTGGAGTGAATAATGAGAAAAACTGGGAAAGAACTCTGCAAATTAATTTG GTTTCTGTTATCAGTGGAACCTATCTTGGTTTGGATTACATGAGTAAGCAAAATGGAGGTGAAGGCGGCATCATTATCAATATGTCATCTTTAGCAG GCAAGATCCTTGTTGCGGGTACCTCTTCTGTATGCAGACATTTGAAAACCTGGCTGGCAGAAGTTCTGCCATCTTCAGCAGGGAGCTCCCAGGGTTACTTTAGAACTGCTGGATTCCTTTTTCtctag